In Alosa sapidissima isolate fAloSap1 chromosome 4, fAloSap1.pri, whole genome shotgun sequence, the following are encoded in one genomic region:
- the sdc4 gene encoding syndecan-4 isoform X2 gives MQKLFLVLVLVASVCSESVRETETWMPMKAKQSHEDLVSSGDSQNGSDFEITSDDEDDEDSYFDDDDFSGSGDEESFKETVPTPKPNLIDNRIPEQGDSEKPWPTVNENDIVAENEVGVRSSGFDEHPPNVLMSQSEDDKFFHRIEVIAALIAGGAVGLLFSVLLILLLVYRMKKKDEGSYDLGKKPIYTKAATMEIYA, from the exons ATGCAAAAGCTGTTCCTTGTGTTGGTTTTAGTCGCTTCAGTCTGCTCTGAATCG GTGAGGGAGACTGAGACGTGGATGCCCATGAAGGCTAAGCAGTCTCATGAGGACCTGGTGTCATCGGGTGACTCCCAGAATGGTTCCGACTTCGAGATCACcagtgatgatgaggatgatgaagatTCATACTTCGACGATGACGACTTTTCAGGCTCTGGCGATGAAG AGTCCTTCAAAGAGACTGTGCCAACACCTAAG CCAAACCTCATCGACAACAGGATCCCAGAGCAGGGAGACTCAGAGAAGCCATGGCCCACCGTGAACGAGAACGACATTGTCGCCGAGAACGAAGTCGGCGTGCGCTCATCAGGGTTTGACGAGCACCCCCCCAACGTGCTAATGTCCCAGTCGGAAGACGATAAATTCTTTCACAGGATTGAAGTGATTGCAG CCCTGATTGCTGGCGGTGCAGTGGGTCTGCTCTTCTCTGTGCTCCTCATTCTCCTGCTCGTCTATCGCATGAAGAAGAAAGATGAGGGCAGCTACGACCTGGGCAAGAAGCCCATCTACACGAAAGCCGCCACCATGGAGATCTACGCCTAA
- the oser1 gene encoding oxidative stress-responsive serine-rich protein 1, with the protein MESGGKECEEEILQTAFKKLRVDAESASAVPVSETVSTRMSPRANSEGAKSKITCPKENWHGCMRKSTRGVVRSQRRRRSKSPILHPPKFTYCSSKMSSPPGHLKHKTLPEPEDTCASIGIPAKKELLSSSHGSPVFGATGYDLRVTLSQESLGSPQLCHRNQSDEDSGSEAIVCPPGGPSSPEAQRQVDPAAEPGSVTAGAAAATSTSDFQSLSRLNETRACPCGQGDCQCPSWQGVEVYSFTGLRNVISECERGLPNPEEASGHNAAHRRTQNTGTSGSPRSCSEQARAYVDDITIEDLSGYMEYYLYIPKKMSHMAEMMYT; encoded by the exons ATGGAGTCCGGTGGCAAAGAATGTGAAGAAGAGATACTGCAGACGGCATTCAAGAAGCTGCGAGTGGATGCTGAGAG TGCGTCTGCAGTTCCTGTGAGTGAGACTGTGTCTACAAGGATGTCTCCTCGTGCCAACTCAGAGGGAGCAAAGTCCAAAATAACCTGTCCGAAGGAGAACTGGCATGG GTGTATGCGGAAGTCTACAAGAGGAGTGGTAAGAAGCCAGAGAAGGCGACGCTCCAAATCTCCCATCCTCCACCCTCCTAAGTTCACCTATTGCAGCTCAAAAATGTCCTCACCTCCAGGCCACTTAAAGCATAAAACCCTCCCAGAGCCCGAAGACACCTGTGCCTCCATTGGAATCCCCGCCAAGAAGGAGCTCCTGTCCTCCAGCCACGGCTCGCCTGTGTTTGGAGCCACGGGTTACGACCTCCGTGTCACATTGTCCCAAGAAAGCCTTGGCTCTCCGCAGCTCTGCCACAGGAACCAGTCCGACGAGGACAGCGGCTCTGAGGCAATTGTCTGTCCGCCCGGGGGCCCAAGTTCCCCAGAGGCACAGCGGCAGGTGGACCCTGCAGCAGAGCCCGGGTCAGTCACCGCTGGAGCTGCCGCTGCTACGTCCACCTCAGactttcagtctctctcccgGCTTAACGAAACCAGAGCATGTCCCTGTGGGCAAGGTGACTGCCAGTGTCCAAGCTGGCAGGGTGTGGAGGTGTACTCCTTCACCGGCCTAAGGAATGTCATCTCCGAGTGCGAGAGGGGCCTCCCGAACCCGGAGGAAGCCAGTGGTCATAACGCAGCCCACCGCAGAACTCAGAACACTGGAACCTCTGGCTCCCCACGCTCCTGCTCGGAACAGGCCCGGGCATACGTTGACGACATCACAATAGAAGACCTCTCTGGCTATATGGAATACTACCTTTACATCCCCAAGAAAATGTCACACATGGCTGAAATGATGTACACTTAA
- the sdc4 gene encoding syndecan-4 isoform X1: protein MQKLFLVLVLVASVCSESQVRETETWMPMKAKQSHEDLVSSGDSQNGSDFEITSDDEDDEDSYFDDDDFSGSGDEESFKETVPTPKPNLIDNRIPEQGDSEKPWPTVNENDIVAENEVGVRSSGFDEHPPNVLMSQSEDDKFFHRIEVIAALIAGGAVGLLFSVLLILLLVYRMKKKDEGSYDLGKKPIYTKAATMEIYA, encoded by the exons ATGCAAAAGCTGTTCCTTGTGTTGGTTTTAGTCGCTTCAGTCTGCTCTGAATCG CAGGTGAGGGAGACTGAGACGTGGATGCCCATGAAGGCTAAGCAGTCTCATGAGGACCTGGTGTCATCGGGTGACTCCCAGAATGGTTCCGACTTCGAGATCACcagtgatgatgaggatgatgaagatTCATACTTCGACGATGACGACTTTTCAGGCTCTGGCGATGAAG AGTCCTTCAAAGAGACTGTGCCAACACCTAAG CCAAACCTCATCGACAACAGGATCCCAGAGCAGGGAGACTCAGAGAAGCCATGGCCCACCGTGAACGAGAACGACATTGTCGCCGAGAACGAAGTCGGCGTGCGCTCATCAGGGTTTGACGAGCACCCCCCCAACGTGCTAATGTCCCAGTCGGAAGACGATAAATTCTTTCACAGGATTGAAGTGATTGCAG CCCTGATTGCTGGCGGTGCAGTGGGTCTGCTCTTCTCTGTGCTCCTCATTCTCCTGCTCGTCTATCGCATGAAGAAGAAAGATGAGGGCAGCTACGACCTGGGCAAGAAGCCCATCTACACGAAAGCCGCCACCATGGAGATCTACGCCTAA